A genomic window from Anthocerotibacter panamensis C109 includes:
- a CDS encoding glycosyltransferase family 61 protein: MYPLRFIPVSSKFFGPPKGYYFSVHDMTKAAPEGELGQVVFLSEQETFERKPPISNSPLIINYFNRLRQAKIDESYVALLKSGRYWGVNSACITTADDKIIWLLSPTNYTFKLNFHQAFSRIKLPPVKSYNRVICLVTESIQNNYYHWMIDFVTRLWFLEKAGVDRRDSWYIINHRNLPFQLQTFQAAGISTDRIINPNRYTHIEGETLIAPAQASSFYGQSHSKEALAYVRTLFLKDQSKVLPFRRLFISRDKSSRRIVNEVELFNKLQTFGFEKFFLEDFTVQEQAALFQSAEMVVSFHGAGLTNIIFCDPGTVVLEIMSPDYIHAYFWILCEELKLRYFCYCDEDAYQGVKGFSFQKSVQLNLNVVKCFEYIQSVLQNLG; the protein is encoded by the coding sequence ATGTATCCACTACGTTTTATTCCCGTCAGTTCTAAGTTTTTTGGCCCGCCGAAGGGATATTATTTTTCTGTACACGATATGACCAAAGCAGCCCCTGAGGGAGAACTCGGTCAGGTCGTTTTCTTAAGTGAACAAGAAACCTTTGAACGCAAGCCACCCATTTCGAATAGCCCCTTAATAATTAATTACTTTAATCGTTTAAGACAAGCTAAAATCGATGAAAGCTATGTAGCCCTGCTAAAAAGTGGTCGTTATTGGGGAGTGAATAGTGCCTGCATCACGACTGCTGATGACAAGATAATCTGGCTACTCTCACCGACAAATTATACTTTTAAGCTCAACTTTCACCAAGCTTTTTCCCGGATAAAGCTACCTCCAGTCAAGAGTTATAACCGCGTTATCTGCTTGGTGACAGAGAGCATTCAGAATAATTATTATCACTGGATGATTGACTTTGTGACAAGACTTTGGTTCTTAGAGAAAGCGGGTGTTGACCGCCGAGATAGTTGGTATATTATTAACCATAGAAATCTCCCTTTTCAGTTGCAAACCTTTCAAGCTGCTGGCATCTCAACCGACAGAATCATTAACCCGAATAGATATACACATATTGAAGGAGAAACTTTGATAGCTCCTGCACAAGCAAGTTCTTTCTACGGACAGTCTCACTCAAAAGAAGCCTTAGCATATGTCCGCACTCTGTTTTTGAAGGATCAATCCAAAGTATTACCCTTTCGCAGGCTTTTCATTTCACGAGATAAAAGCTCTAGAAGAATTGTCAATGAAGTGGAACTATTTAATAAATTACAGACTTTTGGCTTTGAGAAGTTTTTCCTTGAGGACTTTACCGTTCAGGAGCAGGCAGCGCTGTTCCAGTCAGCAGAAATGGTCGTTAGTTTCCATGGTGCTGGTTTGACTAATATTATCTTTTGCGACCCAGGTACGGTAGTTCTTGAAATCATGAGTCCTGACTACATTCATGCCTATTTTTGGATACTTTGTGAGGAACTTAAGCTTCGTTATTTTTGTTATTGTGACGAAGATGCTTATCAAGGCGTTAAAGGGTTTAGCTTCCAAAAGTCAGTGCAACTCAATCTTAACGTGGTGAAATGCTTTGAATATATCCAATCCGTGTTACAAAATTTAGGATGA
- a CDS encoding NAD-dependent epimerase/dehydratase family protein has protein sequence MRETILITGGSGFLGSQLALRCIASGYRIIGIDRRPPAQPELWSKFTVQPVIEVDWGSFLQGEVLKTCFHLAASASVPLSVQNPYTDFQSLLPGTASLLSYIIRSQKACHLVLFSSAAVYGNPQMLPVEESAQAQPLSPYGVHKYLAEQLLQSYSAIYGITGSILRIFSAYGAGLRRQLFWDILHKYWAALATGTPQIELFGTGQESRDFIHSQDVAQAALLVGEHPRLGQVQIVNVANGCEVTIAEAVAALLASATLPVQVKFTGQARVGDPSRWVADVRCLQALGYEPQITLKSGLVEYFRWVQSLQLEKTGTIAETKVT, from the coding sequence ATGCGCGAAACAATACTCATCACCGGAGGCTCTGGGTTTTTGGGCAGTCAATTGGCGTTGCGCTGCATTGCCAGTGGCTACCGAATTATTGGGATTGACCGCAGACCGCCAGCTCAGCCCGAACTATGGAGCAAATTCACTGTTCAGCCGGTGATTGAGGTGGACTGGGGCTCCTTTCTGCAAGGTGAAGTGCTCAAAACGTGTTTTCACCTGGCTGCTTCCGCCTCTGTCCCCCTTTCTGTGCAAAACCCCTACACGGACTTTCAAAGTCTGCTGCCCGGTACTGCCAGTCTTCTGAGTTATATCATCCGCAGCCAGAAAGCTTGTCATCTGGTCCTCTTCTCTAGTGCAGCGGTCTATGGCAATCCCCAGATGCTCCCTGTCGAGGAATCCGCCCAAGCTCAACCTCTCTCGCCTTATGGGGTCCACAAATATTTAGCGGAACAACTCCTGCAAAGCTACAGCGCGATCTACGGGATCACAGGCTCCATTCTCAGAATCTTCTCGGCTTATGGAGCGGGTTTGCGCCGTCAGTTGTTTTGGGACATCCTCCATAAGTATTGGGCCGCTTTAGCGACCGGCACGCCTCAAATCGAGCTATTCGGCACGGGGCAGGAGTCTCGGGATTTTATCCACAGCCAGGATGTGGCTCAAGCAGCCCTGTTGGTGGGAGAACATCCCCGCTTGGGACAGGTGCAGATCGTGAATGTCGCCAATGGCTGCGAAGTGACGATTGCCGAAGCCGTAGCTGCACTGCTAGCGTCTGCTACCCTCCCGGTCCAGGTAAAGTTTACGGGGCAGGCCCGCGTGGGCGATCCCTCGCGTTGGGTGGCAGATGTTCGTTGCTTGCAGGCTTTGGGCTATGAGCCGCAGATCACCCTTAAGTCGGGGCTTGTAGAATACTTTCGGTGGGTGCAATCTCTTCAGCTAGAAAAAACAGGAACGATAGCTGAAACAAAAGTCACATAA
- a CDS encoding glycosyltransferase family 4 protein translates to MRVLLIGNCQGAGGGPTHFQLLAKFLVAEGHRVFALGVGDTDQYLPQLEPPAEVLRIPQTATKLWSKVVKGGLLLQVRNKVLAFKPDLFIGIGYGNSYAYLAQLLGKNTFSFYQELITNPPYKDPLRMRLTEAFGAVAVQSPGMKPAFVANIPTDKPVGCLPCFSFSPAPGFRANAPSERGLLRLAYFGRLAANKGLPQFLRAFAQVQGQVEATFDIHGGGPESELIEQTIAKLQLGAAVKLCGPYPGGVDYARLLSSYHALVLPSIDAEGLPLVLLEAMSYGLPYLSTTIGAISDSARDNPDVLVVEPEQEQLAAGVVTLCTRLRAGKTDPARLQTYYQEHYSFEVMAQEWRTMLADPPGYFARQA, encoded by the coding sequence ATGCGTGTTTTACTCATTGGCAATTGTCAAGGTGCAGGTGGAGGGCCGACTCACTTTCAGCTCCTGGCAAAGTTTTTGGTTGCAGAGGGACATAGAGTTTTTGCCCTCGGGGTGGGGGATACGGACCAATACCTGCCCCAATTGGAGCCTCCAGCCGAGGTCCTGCGTATCCCGCAAACTGCCACCAAGCTCTGGTCAAAGGTCGTCAAAGGCGGGTTGCTGTTGCAGGTGCGCAATAAAGTTTTAGCCTTCAAGCCGGATCTGTTTATTGGGATCGGCTACGGCAATTCTTACGCGTATCTTGCCCAGCTTTTGGGTAAAAATACCTTCAGTTTCTATCAGGAATTAATCACCAATCCACCCTACAAAGACCCGCTCAGGATGCGCCTGACCGAGGCTTTTGGCGCTGTAGCTGTGCAGTCGCCGGGAATGAAGCCCGCCTTTGTCGCCAACATTCCTACCGACAAGCCGGTGGGGTGCCTGCCCTGTTTCTCCTTTTCTCCGGCCCCCGGTTTTCGAGCTAACGCGCCTTCTGAGCGTGGTCTGTTGCGTCTAGCCTACTTTGGTCGCCTCGCAGCCAATAAGGGTCTTCCTCAGTTTTTGCGGGCTTTTGCCCAAGTACAGGGCCAAGTGGAAGCCACCTTTGATATTCACGGCGGGGGACCAGAGTCCGAACTTATCGAGCAGACCATCGCAAAACTCCAGTTAGGAGCCGCAGTCAAGCTCTGTGGTCCCTATCCTGGAGGAGTGGATTACGCCCGTTTGCTCAGTTCTTATCACGCCTTGGTGCTGCCGAGCATTGATGCAGAAGGGCTTCCTCTGGTACTCCTGGAGGCCATGAGCTATGGTCTGCCCTATCTGTCCACGACCATAGGAGCCATTTCCGATAGCGCCCGAGACAACCCTGATGTCTTGGTGGTGGAGCCGGAGCAAGAACAGCTAGCCGCTGGGGTAGTAACCCTCTGTACGCGCCTGCGTGCTGGAAAGACCGATCCTGCTCGCCTGCAAACTTACTACCAAGAACACTACAGCTTTGAAGTCATGGCCCAGGAATGGCGGACGATGCTGGCGGACCCGCCCGGTTATTTTGCCCGTCAAGCTTAA
- a CDS encoding acyltransferase, translating to MKQILKLVSVLLPWPLRRWLLQTVFGYKIHPTSRIGLCWIWPQHLILEEHSRIGHLTVCKGLDLLHLMPYALIGRGNWITGFPSGPAVHFSHQPERVPQLVLGAHSAITNRHLIDCTSSVTIGSFTTFAGFQSQILTHSIDLAPCRQSSAPVVIGDYCFIGTNCVLLGGSTLPNFSVLGAKSLLNKAFTEPYYLYAGVPARPVKAIPREYAYFSRPVGFVN from the coding sequence ATGAAACAGATCCTGAAGTTGGTCAGTGTTTTGTTGCCTTGGCCCCTTAGACGTTGGCTGTTGCAGACGGTCTTTGGCTATAAAATTCACCCCACCAGCCGGATTGGTCTCTGTTGGATCTGGCCCCAGCACTTGATTTTGGAGGAACACAGCCGGATCGGGCACCTGACGGTCTGTAAGGGTTTGGACCTCTTGCACCTGATGCCCTATGCCCTGATCGGTCGGGGCAATTGGATTACCGGCTTTCCCTCAGGGCCAGCGGTCCATTTTAGCCACCAGCCAGAGCGTGTCCCGCAGTTGGTTCTTGGGGCGCATTCCGCCATCACCAATCGCCATCTCATCGACTGTACGAGTTCTGTGACCATCGGCAGTTTCACCACCTTTGCCGGATTTCAGTCGCAGATCCTCACCCACAGTATTGACCTCGCGCCCTGCCGCCAATCTTCAGCCCCGGTAGTCATCGGGGACTATTGCTTTATCGGGACGAACTGTGTGCTCTTGGGCGGGAGTACCCTCCCTAATTTTTCGGTCTTGGGTGCAAAATCCCTGCTCAACAAAGCTTTCACAGAGCCCTACTATCTCTATGCTGGGGTCCCCGCCCGCCCGGTTAAGGCCATCCCCCGAGAATATGCCTATTTCTCGCGCCCGGTTGGTTTTGTGAATTAG
- a CDS encoding glycosyltransferase family 2 protein encodes MTTGTSPQDSPILRSQATSLTTIILTFNSEASLAQVVASCQAISTRVLVVDSYSSDRTLELAHDLGCEIIQHPFENYSRQRNWAQEYAQLHPESWVLHLDSDEVLSPELAQSIQKILTTPTAGIDGYLMRRLSYFLGSPIRYGSINPSWHLRLFRAGKGCCEDRLYDQHYIVPGSTHKLAGLLLDLQLTTLEKWTAAHNQWSSAEAREVLTQTHRPAERTLSASLTGDLRMQKRWLKNNLWYRAPLFLRALVFFVYSYFFRLGFLDGRVGLVYHVLQAFWFRFLIDAKILELQMQEELKT; translated from the coding sequence ATGACTACTGGAACCTCCCCTCAAGATTCCCCCATCCTCCGCAGTCAAGCCACGTCCTTGACGACGATCATCCTGACCTTTAACTCAGAGGCTTCCCTGGCTCAGGTGGTCGCCTCCTGTCAAGCCATTTCCACGCGGGTCTTGGTAGTGGACTCCTACAGCTCCGACCGGACCCTGGAGCTAGCCCACGACCTGGGTTGCGAGATCATTCAGCATCCCTTCGAGAACTATTCCCGGCAGCGCAATTGGGCGCAGGAATACGCCCAACTGCACCCAGAGAGTTGGGTCTTGCACCTCGACAGCGACGAAGTCCTCTCTCCAGAACTGGCTCAGAGCATCCAAAAGATCCTGACTACCCCGACAGCGGGCATAGACGGCTATTTGATGCGTCGCCTCTCCTATTTTTTGGGCTCCCCGATCCGCTACGGTTCGATCAACCCGAGCTGGCATCTGCGACTCTTTCGGGCGGGGAAAGGCTGTTGTGAAGACCGGCTCTACGACCAGCACTATATCGTCCCTGGCTCAACCCATAAGCTGGCGGGGCTACTCCTTGACCTGCAACTGACGACTCTAGAGAAGTGGACCGCCGCGCATAACCAATGGTCGAGTGCCGAAGCCCGCGAAGTCCTCACCCAAACCCACCGACCCGCCGAGCGCACCTTGAGCGCCTCGCTCACCGGCGATCTACGCATGCAGAAGCGCTGGCTCAAAAACAATCTCTGGTATCGCGCCCCTCTATTCCTGCGGGCACTGGTGTTTTTTGTCTACAGCTATTTTTTTCGGTTGGGCTTTTTGGACGGGAGGGTCGGTCTGGTTTATCATGTCCTTCAGGCATTCTGGTTTCGCTTCCTCATTGATGCCAAAATCCTGGAACTCCAGATGCAAGAGGAGCTAAAGACCTGA
- a CDS encoding glycosyltransferase family 4 protein, with the protein MILLSHPSGNTFVRALLTTLEEAQLLSAYHTTLAVQKNSPYLNLLPANLRQELLRRTYDLPPTRIHPHPLRELVRLIAPRLGARFLTTHETGWASVDGVYQGLDRSVAHALKTQDVRAVYCYEDAALATFEQAKKQGVACIYDLPIAYWQTSQRLLQEEAQRLPLWEPTLVGTRDSQAKLERKTAELALADVVVTPSGFVHSSLPQAQQAKGVVAEFGSPTPPVTSRPARPQGPLRLLFAGSLTQRKGLADVFSAVGLLRRRDIELVVMGSPVLPLEFYRSQCSTFTYETTRPHAQVLELMQACDVFILPSLVEGRALVQQEALSCGLPLIVTAHAGAEDLIVEGETGFLVPIRSPEAIAEKIAWFADHRDALEAMRPLAQHQAAKLTWATYGQKIVDAIHARVGA; encoded by the coding sequence ATGATTCTCCTTAGTCATCCGAGCGGGAATACCTTTGTCCGGGCGCTACTCACGACCCTGGAGGAAGCTCAACTCCTATCTGCTTACCACACCACCCTGGCAGTCCAGAAAAATAGCCCTTATCTCAACCTCCTCCCCGCCAACTTGCGTCAGGAATTGCTCCGTCGCACCTACGACCTCCCCCCCACGCGCATCCATCCTCACCCCTTACGAGAATTGGTCCGTCTCATCGCTCCTCGTTTAGGAGCCCGCTTTCTGACCACCCATGAGACGGGCTGGGCCTCAGTGGATGGGGTCTATCAAGGTTTGGACCGCAGCGTAGCCCATGCCCTCAAGACTCAAGACGTGCGGGCGGTCTACTGCTACGAAGACGCGGCTTTAGCGACTTTTGAGCAGGCCAAAAAGCAGGGGGTCGCCTGTATCTATGACCTGCCCATTGCCTACTGGCAGACCAGCCAACGGCTGTTACAGGAAGAGGCCCAAAGGCTTCCTCTTTGGGAGCCGACCCTGGTGGGGACCCGCGATTCTCAAGCCAAATTGGAGCGCAAAACGGCGGAGTTGGCTTTGGCGGATGTGGTGGTCACCCCCAGCGGCTTTGTCCATAGTTCGCTCCCCCAAGCGCAACAAGCCAAGGGCGTAGTGGCTGAGTTTGGTTCGCCCACCCCGCCTGTAACGTCGCGTCCGGCAAGACCTCAAGGGCCGTTACGCCTGTTGTTTGCCGGTTCGCTGACCCAGCGCAAGGGGCTGGCGGATGTCTTTAGCGCGGTGGGGCTCCTCCGGCGTCGGGATATAGAACTGGTGGTCATGGGTTCGCCCGTGCTGCCTTTGGAGTTTTACCGTAGTCAATGTTCCACGTTCACCTATGAGACCACCCGCCCCCATGCTCAGGTGCTCGAACTGATGCAAGCCTGCGACGTGTTTATCCTGCCATCTCTGGTCGAAGGGCGGGCTTTGGTCCAACAAGAAGCGCTCAGTTGTGGATTGCCCTTGATTGTGACCGCCCATGCCGGAGCAGAAGATTTAATCGTTGAGGGCGAAACGGGTTTTTTAGTCCCGATCCGTTCTCCTGAGGCGATTGCCGAAAAAATCGCCTGGTTCGCCGACCACCGCGATGCCCTCGAAGCCATGCGTCCTTTGGCGCAGCACCAAGCCGCCAAGCTCACCTGGGCAACTTATGGTCAGAAGATTGTGGATGCCATCCACGCCCGTGTCGGAGCCTGA
- a CDS encoding glycosyltransferase family 4 protein, producing the protein MKILLVGNYVPDAQQSMQRFAEMLAQGLSALGHEIRVLKPEPILGRIKVAGASKWLGYGDKFFFFPHALRAHLAWADVVHICDHSNAFYTAHLQAKPHLVTCHDLLAVRGALGEDTDCPASRTGKILQRWILKGLQRARMVVCDSTYTLGDLTRLTGKTVPAQARPVLLGLNHRYRPLSPTEIRQRLDGLWPASEPFILHVGSSLCRKNRDGVLRIFQRIKDLWPGKLVFVGEPLTPELLALVKSLDLQERVSELGTPDNQVLEALYNQAFALLFPSRFEGFGWPIIEAQACGCPVLVSTRCSLPEVAGGAALMRAIEDEAGFAEDLLRLTVPEERARWIERGRINLERFTPERMLADYSEIYLELGASR; encoded by the coding sequence ATGAAAATTTTGCTGGTGGGAAACTATGTGCCTGATGCTCAGCAGAGTATGCAGCGCTTCGCTGAGATGTTGGCGCAGGGGCTATCGGCTCTGGGGCATGAAATCCGTGTGCTCAAGCCCGAACCCATCCTGGGGCGGATCAAAGTCGCCGGGGCGAGCAAGTGGCTGGGCTATGGGGATAAATTTTTCTTCTTCCCGCATGCCTTGCGTGCCCATCTCGCCTGGGCGGATGTGGTGCATATCTGCGACCATTCCAACGCGTTTTATACGGCACACCTCCAAGCCAAGCCCCATTTGGTGACCTGCCACGACTTGTTGGCTGTCCGGGGGGCGCTGGGCGAAGATACCGACTGCCCCGCCTCCAGAACTGGGAAAATCCTGCAACGGTGGATCCTCAAGGGTCTCCAACGCGCCCGGATGGTGGTCTGTGACTCCACGTATACCTTGGGCGATCTGACGCGCCTGACCGGCAAAACAGTCCCGGCGCAGGCGCGCCCGGTGCTATTGGGGCTCAACCACCGCTATCGCCCGCTATCGCCTACAGAAATCAGACAACGTCTTGACGGTCTATGGCCTGCGAGCGAACCCTTCATCCTGCATGTCGGCTCCAGTCTGTGCCGCAAAAATCGGGACGGCGTGCTGCGCATCTTTCAGCGGATCAAAGACCTGTGGCCGGGGAAATTGGTCTTTGTCGGAGAACCCTTGACCCCGGAGCTGCTGGCTTTAGTCAAGTCTCTGGATCTACAAGAGCGAGTCAGCGAGTTGGGGACGCCGGATAATCAAGTCCTAGAGGCACTCTATAACCAAGCTTTTGCCCTGCTTTTCCCCTCGCGCTTCGAGGGATTTGGCTGGCCGATCATCGAGGCGCAAGCCTGTGGCTGTCCGGTCCTCGTCAGCACTCGTTGTTCCTTGCCGGAAGTGGCTGGAGGGGCGGCTCTGATGCGGGCTATAGAAGATGAAGCAGGTTTTGCTGAAGACTTGCTCCGCCTGACGGTTCCTGAAGAACGAGCGCGCTGGATCGAGCGGGGGCGCATCAACCTAGAGCGGTTCACCCCGGAGCGGATGCTCGCCGACTATAGCGAGATCTATCTCGAACTCGGGGCCAGCCGATGA
- a CDS encoding glycosyltransferase family 4 protein, giving the protein MRITIVQGAFLPIPPLMGGAVEKVWFGLGKEFARRGHQVTHISRRYQDLPAAEVIQGVHHRRVPGFAAPKSLALLKGLDLLYSLMALRVLPEADILVTNTFWLPVLVQSPRPGQVYVNVQRYPKGQMKLYRRAARLQTVSSFVAQAIVTQEPLAHPRVRVIPNPLPENVNPTEILGPFSDREPWLLYVGRIHPEKGLALLLGAFQQLLDSGVRGWRLVMVGPWETEYGGGGEDYYQALKQQFCRIEKQVDWVGGIFDQGKLASYYQRARLFVYPSLAAKGETFGLAPLEAMACGCPTLVSNLDCFKDFLKDGVTGFVFPSSQEAALGQKLQELLQDPQRLARVGKQGYELAQHYTLERVAEQYLADFADLLAP; this is encoded by the coding sequence ATGCGCATTACCATTGTCCAGGGCGCATTTTTGCCCATCCCGCCTTTGATGGGCGGAGCCGTCGAAAAAGTCTGGTTCGGGCTGGGCAAGGAATTTGCCCGCCGCGGACACCAAGTCACCCATATCTCCCGCCGCTACCAGGACCTACCTGCCGCGGAAGTGATTCAGGGAGTGCACCATCGGCGCGTTCCGGGCTTTGCGGCCCCAAAGTCTTTAGCCCTGCTCAAAGGACTGGACCTGCTCTACTCGCTGATGGCGCTCAGGGTGTTGCCAGAGGCGGATATCTTGGTCACGAATACATTCTGGTTGCCGGTGCTAGTCCAGAGTCCGCGCCCCGGTCAGGTCTACGTCAATGTCCAGCGCTATCCCAAAGGCCAGATGAAGCTCTACCGTCGGGCTGCGCGCCTCCAGACAGTCTCTAGCTTCGTCGCCCAAGCCATCGTCACCCAAGAACCTTTGGCTCATCCACGGGTCCGGGTCATCCCCAATCCCCTGCCTGAGAATGTCAACCCCACCGAAATCCTCGGCCCCTTCTCAGACCGAGAGCCATGGCTCCTCTACGTCGGGCGTATCCATCCCGAGAAAGGCCTTGCCCTGCTCTTGGGAGCCTTTCAGCAGTTGCTCGATAGCGGGGTACGCGGGTGGCGTCTTGTGATGGTCGGCCCCTGGGAAACGGAGTACGGCGGGGGCGGCGAGGACTATTATCAAGCCCTGAAGCAGCAGTTCTGCCGGATCGAAAAGCAGGTGGATTGGGTCGGGGGGATCTTCGATCAAGGCAAACTCGCCTCCTACTATCAGCGAGCGCGCCTATTTGTCTATCCCTCCCTGGCTGCGAAGGGAGAGACCTTTGGCCTTGCTCCTCTGGAGGCGATGGCCTGCGGCTGTCCGACTTTGGTCTCCAACCTGGACTGCTTCAAGGATTTTCTCAAGGACGGGGTGACCGGCTTCGTCTTTCCTTCCTCGCAAGAGGCGGCCCTCGGGCAAAAACTCCAGGAATTGCTCCAGGACCCACAACGACTGGCTCGCGTGGGAAAACAGGGCTACGAACTAGCCCAGCACTACACCCTGGAGCGGGTGGCAGAGCAATACCTCGCCGATTTTGCGGACCTGCTGGCCCCATGA
- a CDS encoding DapH/DapD/GlmU-related protein, which translates to MTDLPTKIHTQSTAYDSPWSARERVGQLLWGLCWALFCSWTPKPLNPWRLFWLKCFGGTVYGRPFVHQRARIQIPWNLTLHDRACLGDRTNVYALGPIEILPRATIAQEAYLCNGSHDFTKRHIPLVTSRITIGADAFIGARAFVLMGITIGEGTVVGACSVVTRDLPPWTICAGNPCRALRPRLLE; encoded by the coding sequence ATGACCGACCTGCCGACCAAAATCCATACCCAGAGCACAGCCTACGATTCCCCATGGTCGGCGCGCGAGCGGGTAGGTCAACTGCTGTGGGGCTTGTGTTGGGCGCTCTTCTGTAGCTGGACGCCCAAGCCTCTGAATCCCTGGCGCTTATTCTGGCTCAAGTGCTTTGGAGGCACCGTCTATGGTCGCCCCTTCGTCCACCAACGCGCCCGTATCCAGATTCCCTGGAACCTGACACTCCATGACCGAGCTTGTCTGGGGGACCGCACGAACGTCTATGCTCTAGGCCCTATCGAAATCCTACCCCGCGCCACGATCGCGCAAGAAGCCTATCTTTGCAACGGTAGCCACGACTTCACCAAGCGCCATATTCCTCTGGTCACCAGCCGCATCACCATCGGGGCAGATGCCTTTATCGGAGCTAGGGCTTTTGTGCTCATGGGAATCACTATTGGCGAAGGAACGGTGGTCGGAGCCTGTTCCGTGGTCACGCGCGACCTCCCCCCATGGACCATCTGCGCGGGCAACCCCTGCCGTGCGCTCCGCCCCCGACTCCTGGAATAG
- a CDS encoding glycosyltransferase, whose translation MRILHIISSTNPQSGGPIEVIRQLAGVLAQQGCSTEVACVDAPQAQWLTALPFKVYALGPGRTRYNYAPLFWSWLKEHAPQYNAVIVHGLWQYTGFATRWALRGTSTPYFVFTHGMLDPWFKRTYPLKHLQKWVFWLAGEYWLVREARAVLFTCEQERILARKSFWLYRCNEAVVNAGITPITGDPQQQQQVFFARFPELRGKRLLLFLSRIHVKKGCDLLLEAFARVAARDQHLHLVMAGPDQMGWQARLQVQAQRLGIAERVTWTGMITAEVKWGAFRAAEAFVLPSHQENFGIAVVEALACGTPVLISDKVNVWYEIAQDGAGFVGPDTVMGTVETLERWLTLPAASRQMMKQKAEQCFAQHFEVHQAAQNLLAVLGPPPEH comes from the coding sequence ATGCGCATCCTGCACATCATTTCCTCCACCAATCCCCAAAGCGGTGGCCCGATAGAAGTCATCCGGCAGTTGGCAGGAGTCCTAGCGCAACAGGGCTGTAGTACGGAGGTGGCTTGCGTCGATGCTCCACAAGCGCAGTGGCTCACGGCCTTGCCCTTCAAGGTTTACGCGCTGGGACCGGGTCGGACGCGCTATAACTACGCCCCGCTCTTTTGGTCTTGGCTAAAAGAACATGCCCCCCAATACAATGCGGTTATCGTCCATGGGCTCTGGCAGTACACAGGCTTCGCCACGCGCTGGGCGCTCAGAGGAACATCTACCCCCTATTTCGTCTTTACCCATGGGATGCTCGACCCCTGGTTTAAGCGCACCTATCCACTCAAACACTTGCAAAAATGGGTGTTCTGGCTGGCGGGGGAGTATTGGTTGGTGCGCGAGGCACGGGCGGTTCTGTTCACCTGTGAGCAGGAGCGAATTTTGGCCCGGAAATCTTTTTGGCTCTATCGCTGTAACGAAGCGGTCGTCAACGCGGGGATCACACCCATAACCGGCGATCCCCAACAACAACAACAGGTCTTCTTCGCCCGCTTCCCTGAGCTTCGAGGCAAGCGCCTCTTGCTCTTCTTGAGCCGCATCCATGTCAAAAAAGGCTGTGATTTGCTCCTTGAAGCCTTTGCGCGGGTGGCTGCCCGAGATCAACATCTGCATTTGGTGATGGCGGGACCGGACCAGATGGGATGGCAAGCACGACTGCAAGTACAGGCGCAACGTCTGGGCATTGCGGAGCGGGTGACTTGGACAGGTATGATCACTGCGGAGGTGAAATGGGGAGCTTTTCGGGCGGCAGAAGCCTTTGTCCTGCCCTCCCACCAGGAAAATTTCGGGATTGCGGTCGTGGAAGCGCTGGCCTGCGGGACGCCGGTGCTGATCTCCGACAAGGTCAATGTCTGGTATGAGATCGCTCAGGATGGCGCGGGCTTCGTCGGCCCAGACACCGTGATGGGCACAGTCGAGACCCTCGAACGCTGGCTGACCCTACCCGCTGCGAGCCGTCAGATGATGAAACAAAAAGCTGAACAGTGCTTTGCCCAACATTTTGAGGTCCATCAAGCGGCCCAAAACTTGCTCGCTGTTCTCGGACCCCCCCCAGAGCACTGA